GACCGCCCGGAGAAACTGGGACTGGACGGTGGCGCGCTGGCTGCGGTCGGCGCGGTCGAGCCAGATCGTCGAGAATCAGCCCCACTCGGCGGATGCTCCAATCAGCGACTCGCTTCACCGTCGCTCACGGCTCACTCCGTTCGCGCGTTCGGAGTTCTCACTTTGTTCGAACTCCCGGCTCAGCCGAGTCGCTCGTCGAGAATCAGCCTCACCTCGCCGGATGCTCCAGTGAACGGCACTATCCGAGCCGTTCGTCGAGAATCAGCCTCGTCTTCGTGCTCACGACTTCCTCCAGCTCCCGGGCCTGTGTAATCAGTTCGTTGACGCCGCCGGTGTCGGCGCAGTCGACCACGAGTACGATGTCCTCCTCTCCCGACACCTGCCAGACGAAGTCGACTTCGGGCCACTCGGCCATGAGGTCGGTGACGGCGTGCGTGTCGACGTTGACGTCGACGCTGACCTCGATCATCGCTTTGACGTTGCCCGTCTGCGTAGCGATGGTGAAGCGCTCGATGATCCCCTCGTCGATCAGCCGCTCGACGCGGTTTCGGACGGTGCCCTCGGAGGTTCCCACCTCGTCGGCGATCTCCGTGTACGGCGTTCGGGAGTCCCGCCGGAGGATGCCCATGATCTCGCGGTCGAGGTCGTCCATTGAGATGTGACGCTTGTCGCGGTCCCTACTTGAGGATTACGAAAATCGTAACTCGACTTCGAAAGCAACCCTTATCAGCCCGAACTATGTACGTATCTCGTAATGGCTGACGCATACGTCGCGATCGAAGGTGAGCGTGTCGTCGAGGCACGTTCGCGCGCACCGGGCACCGCACGTGGCGAACTGGTATTTACGACCGCGTACACGGGCTACGAGGAGAGTCTGACCGACCCGTCCTACGAGGAGCAGGTCCTCACGTTCTCGTATCCCTTGATCGGCAACTACGGCGTCCGCGAAGAGCGGTTCGAGTCCGACCGAGTCCACCCCCGCGCCGCCGTCGCTCGCGAGATGACCGACGACGTGGCCGAGTGGCTCGAAAGCGAGGGCGTCCCGGCCGTCGACCACCTCGACACCCGCGACATCGTCACGGAGATCCGCGACGAGGGTGCGATGAAGTGTGGCATCTCGGCCGGTCCCGACGCCAGCGAGGCGAAAGCGCTCGAACAGCTCGCCCAGTGTGAGCACATGTCCGACCACACCGACATCGGCGCACAGGTCAGCGTCGACGAGGCAGAGACCCACAACGAAGCGGGCGACGGGCCGACGGTCGCGCTCGTCGACTGTGGCGCGAAGGGATCGATCGTCTCGTCGCTGGTCGAACGCGACGCCACCGTCCACGTCCTGCCCTACGACACGACGCCGGAGACGGTCGACGAACTCGACCCGGACGTGCTGTTTATCTCGAACGGCCCCGGCGACCCGGTGAACTTCGAGCAGGCCAACGAACTCGTCGCCGAGAAGGTCGGCGACGTCCCCCTCGCTGGCATCTGTCTGGGCCAGCAGGTCGTCGCCAACGCCCTGGGTGGGGACACCGAGAAGATGGAGTTCGGCCACCGCGGCGTCAACCAGCCCGTGCGTGACCTGCGCAGTGGACAGGTCGTCATGACCACCCAGAACCACGGCTACACGGTCGCCGACCCCGGCGAGAAACTCGACGTGACGCAGGTCAACGTCAACGACGACACGCCCGAGGGACTGGAGAACGACGACCTCGACATCATCACCCGCCAGTACCACCCCGAGGCCAACCCCGGCCCCAACGACTCGCTGGACTTCTTC
Above is a genomic segment from Halomicrobium sp. LC1Hm containing:
- the carA gene encoding glutamine-hydrolyzing carbamoyl-phosphate synthase small subunit; this translates as MADAYVAIEGERVVEARSRAPGTARGELVFTTAYTGYEESLTDPSYEEQVLTFSYPLIGNYGVREERFESDRVHPRAAVAREMTDDVAEWLESEGVPAVDHLDTRDIVTEIRDEGAMKCGISAGPDASEAKALEQLAQCEHMSDHTDIGAQVSVDEAETHNEAGDGPTVALVDCGAKGSIVSSLVERDATVHVLPYDTTPETVDELDPDVLFISNGPGDPVNFEQANELVAEKVGDVPLAGICLGQQVVANALGGDTEKMEFGHRGVNQPVRDLRSGQVVMTTQNHGYTVADPGEKLDVTQVNVNDDTPEGLENDDLDIITRQYHPEANPGPNDSLDFFDDVLALAEE
- a CDS encoding Lrp/AsnC family transcriptional regulator, translated to MDDLDREIMGILRRDSRTPYTEIADEVGTSEGTVRNRVERLIDEGIIERFTIATQTGNVKAMIEVSVDVNVDTHAVTDLMAEWPEVDFVWQVSGEEDIVLVVDCADTGGVNELITQARELEEVVSTKTRLILDERLG